One Gloeobacter morelensis MG652769 DNA window includes the following coding sequences:
- a CDS encoding polyamine ABC transporter substrate-binding protein → MQRTSLSVLSLFVVVLAALLLVACGAPAGFGDSAKGLNLYAWSEYIPQKMLDQFTEKTGIRVNYDTFSSNEELLAKLQAGSSGYDVIIASDYTVDILKKQNRLEPLELAKLPNFTNIEATLKNPPYDPGNRHTVPYQWGTVGLAVDTAKVKRPITHWEDLWDPAFKGRVVLLDDEFEVLGMALQTLGFDKNTKDPVQLAKARAKLTQLRPNIKLFDSDSPKTALLSGEVWLGQVWNGEAALAQRENPAIRYFCPAEGCGIWHDNWAVPKGAPHKDAALAFIDYTMSPEAGILITQAFPYSNPNRAALELLKKADPKLYSTYMASPATNPGPAFLKAAQPVEDKAENTPLWDRTWTEVKSGT, encoded by the coding sequence ATGCAACGGACGTCTCTGTCGGTTTTGTCTCTGTTTGTCGTTGTCCTGGCGGCACTTTTGTTGGTGGCCTGTGGTGCACCGGCAGGTTTCGGGGACAGTGCAAAGGGACTGAATCTTTACGCCTGGTCGGAATATATTCCGCAGAAGATGCTCGACCAGTTCACCGAGAAGACGGGGATCCGGGTCAACTACGACACGTTTTCTTCCAACGAGGAGCTGCTCGCCAAATTGCAAGCTGGTAGTTCCGGCTATGACGTGATTATTGCCAGCGACTACACCGTCGATATTCTCAAAAAGCAAAACCGGCTCGAACCGCTCGAACTGGCGAAACTGCCCAACTTCACCAATATCGAAGCAACTTTGAAAAACCCGCCCTACGATCCGGGCAACCGCCACACCGTGCCCTACCAGTGGGGCACCGTCGGCCTGGCGGTCGATACGGCCAAGGTGAAACGGCCGATTACCCACTGGGAAGACCTGTGGGATCCCGCCTTCAAGGGGCGGGTGGTGCTGCTCGATGACGAATTTGAAGTCTTGGGCATGGCGCTTCAGACTCTCGGCTTCGACAAGAACACCAAAGACCCTGTCCAACTGGCAAAAGCCCGAGCCAAACTCACCCAACTACGTCCAAATATCAAGCTCTTCGACAGCGACAGCCCGAAGACGGCCCTGCTCTCCGGCGAAGTCTGGCTCGGGCAGGTCTGGAACGGCGAGGCGGCCCTCGCCCAGCGCGAGAACCCGGCCATTCGCTACTTCTGTCCTGCCGAAGGCTGTGGCATCTGGCACGACAACTGGGCTGTCCCCAAAGGCGCTCCCCACAAAGACGCCGCCCTTGCTTTTATCGACTACACGATGAGCCCGGAGGCGGGTATTTTGATTACCCAGGCTTTTCCGTACTCCAACCCCAACCGGGCGGCCCTCGAACTGCTCAAAAAAGCAGATCCCAAACTCTACTCCACCTACATGGCCTCCCCCGCCACCAACCCCGGCCCCGCCTTTCTCAAAGCGGCCCAGCCGGTGGAGGACAAAGCCGAGAACACGCCGCTGTGGGATCGCACCTGGACCGAGGTCAAAAGCGGCACCTGA
- a CDS encoding DUF790 family protein: MLPGDLLIHTYRGEVIVPRRLGLERYYLQMARELIEAFRAAHGQPQAELDRSVAELESDHPDYRVRRGLVHLLKSLCTFEVVSPIDPQQLRSRVYALAAKQAPGEHHTAQCLEQIAEILSAELGKPVFADQIRQSLFADLPQNRILTQFEEPSPEALLHRFNLSQVQGVFYRATHVRLNVHRNDPGEYKYLFRFLKLFGLMTYIEGDPEHGFTLTIDGPTSLFQVHAQYGLALAKLLPALLHVKRWHLVAQLKNRDPYSKAVRTGTFQLDAGCGLVSHYPPGKPFDSMIEQSFAEQWNALDTEWQLEREVHLLPIPGSVMIPDFRLVHPDGRTVILEIVGYWRPEYLRKKFSQVRRVDCADLLLAVSERLNLEKAGVKLDDLPARIVWYKDKLSARAVLKALG; encoded by the coding sequence ATGCTTCCCGGTGATCTGCTCATCCACACCTACCGCGGCGAGGTGATTGTGCCCCGCCGCCTTGGCCTGGAGCGCTACTACCTGCAAATGGCCCGGGAACTGATCGAAGCCTTTCGTGCTGCCCACGGTCAACCCCAGGCCGAACTTGACCGCTCGGTTGCGGAACTTGAAAGCGATCATCCCGACTACCGGGTGCGGCGTGGTCTAGTGCATCTCTTGAAATCGCTGTGCACCTTCGAGGTGGTGAGTCCCATCGACCCGCAGCAGTTGCGCTCCCGCGTGTACGCACTGGCGGCCAAGCAGGCGCCGGGGGAGCACCACACCGCCCAATGCCTAGAGCAGATAGCCGAGATTTTGAGCGCCGAGCTGGGAAAACCGGTCTTTGCAGACCAGATCCGGCAGTCTCTCTTTGCCGACTTGCCCCAGAACCGGATTTTGACCCAATTCGAGGAACCTTCGCCCGAAGCGCTCCTGCACCGCTTCAACCTTTCGCAGGTGCAGGGAGTTTTCTACCGGGCCACCCACGTCCGCCTGAACGTCCATCGCAACGACCCCGGCGAGTACAAGTATCTGTTTCGCTTCTTGAAACTGTTCGGCCTGATGACCTATATCGAGGGGGATCCCGAGCACGGCTTCACCCTCACCATCGACGGCCCCACGAGTCTCTTCCAGGTGCACGCCCAGTATGGTCTGGCGCTCGCCAAACTGTTGCCGGCGTTGTTGCACGTCAAGCGCTGGCATCTGGTAGCCCAACTCAAAAACCGCGACCCGTACTCCAAGGCCGTGCGCACGGGCACCTTTCAACTGGACGCCGGGTGCGGCCTGGTGAGCCATTACCCACCCGGCAAACCCTTCGACAGCATGATCGAGCAGTCCTTTGCCGAACAGTGGAACGCCCTCGATACCGAATGGCAACTGGAGCGTGAGGTGCACCTGCTGCCGATCCCCGGCAGCGTGATGATCCCCGACTTCAGGCTCGTCCATCCTGATGGCCGCACGGTCATCCTTGAAATCGTCGGTTACTGGCGGCCGGAGTATCTGCGCAAAAAGTTCTCCCAAGTACGCCGGGTCGATTGCGCCGATTTGCTGTTGGCGGTCTCCGAGCGGCTCAACCTCGAAAAAGCCGGGGTGAAACTTGACGATCTGCCTGCCAGAATTGTCTGGTACAAGGACAAACTTTCCGCTCGGGCGGTGCTGAAGGCCCTTGGCTAA
- a CDS encoding TerB family tellurite resistance protein produces MNYPAIAFRLLVAAAWSDGELHPAEALILAQYLQRLDLGVEEKRKLLEYLQIRPAADTSRVWLEEVQAAQAQPALRRELTAALKLVVAADGRVVPEETQLIDDLRHALEASDSPSLLGRFKRWLGRLTGQAS; encoded by the coding sequence GTGAACTATCCCGCCATTGCCTTTCGCCTGTTGGTTGCCGCCGCCTGGTCGGACGGCGAATTGCATCCGGCGGAGGCTTTGATCCTTGCCCAGTACCTGCAACGGCTGGATTTGGGTGTCGAGGAAAAGCGCAAGCTGCTGGAGTATTTGCAGATCCGCCCGGCCGCCGATACCAGCCGGGTATGGCTTGAGGAAGTCCAGGCCGCCCAGGCGCAGCCGGCTTTGCGCCGAGAATTGACCGCTGCCCTCAAGCTTGTGGTAGCGGCGGACGGCCGGGTGGTTCCCGAGGAGACGCAATTGATAGACGATCTGCGCCACGCCCTCGAAGCAAGTGACTCGCCGTCGCTGCTTGGTCGCTTCAAGCGCTGGCTGGGGCGCCTTACCGGTCAGGCCAGCTGA
- a CDS encoding DUF3616 domain-containing protein, giving the protein MRQIALQFDSNPKAVHEDLSAICQTPDGCLWVASDETLTLERLAPVDEGVYGAHRLFQLQDLFDIFSDPEGEIDIEGLDYAAPYLWVTGSHSIKRKSVKSKRSEAENLERLASYTAEISRYFLARVPLHQSGQCLEPTPEGAAHLPQTDVGNLLTEALRGDPHLGPFLLANIPGKDNGFDIEGLAFREKRLFLGLRGPVLCGWSLLLEWEPFEASPGRLGLKPVDPEGKPYRKHFLDLAGLGVRDLCFDGDDLLILAGPTMDLDGTIRLYRLTGGPSAKQTLIERKPGQLEALFEIPHTEGADRAEGITRIGSPEDGELLVVYDSPDQKRKPSEGVVLADVFSLAANG; this is encoded by the coding sequence ATGCGCCAGATTGCCCTGCAGTTCGACAGCAATCCCAAGGCGGTGCACGAAGACCTCTCCGCCATCTGCCAGACCCCGGACGGCTGCCTTTGGGTGGCTTCCGACGAGACGCTCACCCTGGAGCGCCTCGCTCCCGTAGATGAGGGCGTCTACGGGGCTCACCGCCTATTTCAGCTTCAGGACCTGTTCGACATTTTTTCGGACCCGGAAGGGGAAATCGATATCGAAGGTCTTGACTATGCAGCCCCTTATCTCTGGGTGACCGGTTCCCACAGCATCAAGCGCAAAAGTGTCAAATCCAAACGCAGCGAAGCGGAGAACCTCGAACGCCTCGCCAGTTATACTGCCGAGATCAGCCGTTATTTTCTGGCCCGCGTTCCTCTGCACCAAAGCGGCCAATGTTTGGAGCCGACCCCAGAAGGAGCGGCCCATCTACCCCAGACCGACGTCGGCAATCTGCTTACCGAAGCTCTGAGGGGTGATCCGCACCTCGGACCGTTTCTGCTGGCTAATATTCCGGGCAAGGACAACGGTTTTGACATCGAAGGATTGGCCTTTAGAGAGAAGCGGCTGTTTCTCGGTTTGCGCGGCCCGGTGCTGTGCGGCTGGTCGCTGCTGTTGGAATGGGAGCCCTTCGAGGCGAGTCCCGGCCGCCTGGGTCTCAAACCGGTTGATCCAGAGGGCAAACCTTACCGTAAGCACTTTCTTGATCTGGCGGGGCTAGGGGTGCGGGATCTGTGTTTCGACGGCGACGACCTGCTCATCCTCGCCGGGCCGACCATGGACCTCGACGGTACCATCCGCCTCTACCGGCTGACGGGCGGTCCAAGCGCCAAGCAAACGCTCATCGAACGCAAACCCGGCCAGCTTGAAGCGCTCTTCGAAATTCCCCACACCGAAGGAGCGGACCGCGCCGAAGGGATCACCCGGATCGGATCCCCGGAAGACGGTGAACTGTTGGTGGTTTACGACAGTCCTGATCAAAAACGCAAACCGTCTGAGGGCGTCGTGCTCGCCGATGTTTTTTCGCTTGCGGCAAACGGCTAA
- a CDS encoding DEAD/DEAH box helicase yields MARIPTLEYDRGTLILHPPPRGKGWIDYATWDDRVEKFRIPACDYRALVQALEAEGARFEDRAGAFAAVELTPGFEMAPYPHQTEALAAWQAAGQRGVVVLPTASGKTYLAQLAMQATGRSTLIAVPTLDLLHQWYAHLRAAFPDTPVGLLGGGSRDTSPILVATYDSAAIHCEALGGRYGLLVFDECHHLPGDFYRKVAEYALAPFRLGLTATPERADGRHSELVGLVGPEVYRRTPAELAGTALAPHRTVRLKVRLSAEEQTRHDALLALRNTYLREAKLSLGSADGWQRFVQTSARSSEGRRAMKAHIEARAIALGTESKLRVMADLLVRHYPEPTLIFTYDNATVYRIARDYLIPAITHQTPVKERHAILAAFRTGEYRAVVASQVLNEGVDVPEASVAILLSGTASAREYIQRLGRILRKGRDPNKLAILYEVYSEDTLEERTSARRHRHTRPHGG; encoded by the coding sequence ATGGCCCGCATCCCGACGCTCGAATACGACCGCGGCACGCTGATTTTGCACCCACCTCCCCGGGGCAAGGGCTGGATCGACTACGCCACCTGGGACGACCGGGTCGAAAAATTCCGCATCCCAGCTTGTGATTACCGGGCGCTGGTGCAGGCGTTGGAGGCGGAGGGGGCGCGCTTCGAGGACCGGGCAGGGGCGTTTGCGGCTGTCGAACTCACCCCCGGTTTCGAGATGGCGCCTTACCCGCACCAGACAGAAGCCCTCGCCGCCTGGCAGGCCGCCGGTCAGCGGGGAGTGGTGGTTCTGCCCACCGCGAGCGGCAAGACCTATCTGGCCCAACTGGCGATGCAGGCGACCGGTCGCAGTACGCTGATTGCCGTGCCGACGCTGGATCTGCTGCACCAGTGGTATGCCCATCTGCGGGCTGCCTTCCCGGATACGCCGGTGGGTTTGCTCGGGGGCGGTTCGCGCGACACCAGCCCGATCCTGGTCGCCACCTACGACAGCGCCGCCATCCACTGCGAAGCGCTGGGGGGGCGCTACGGGCTCCTGGTTTTCGACGAATGCCACCACCTGCCCGGAGACTTCTATCGCAAGGTGGCCGAGTACGCCCTCGCCCCATTCAGGCTCGGGCTCACGGCCACCCCCGAGCGCGCCGACGGTCGCCATAGCGAACTGGTGGGCCTGGTGGGGCCGGAGGTCTACCGGCGCACCCCCGCAGAACTGGCGGGCACCGCCCTCGCCCCCCACCGGACGGTGCGTCTCAAAGTTCGCCTGTCAGCGGAGGAGCAAACTCGCCACGACGCATTGCTCGCCCTGCGCAACACCTACCTGCGCGAGGCAAAACTCTCCCTGGGTAGCGCCGATGGCTGGCAGCGCTTCGTCCAGACAAGCGCGCGCAGCAGCGAAGGGCGGCGGGCGATGAAGGCCCACATCGAGGCGCGCGCCATCGCCCTGGGCACCGAGAGCAAACTGCGGGTGATGGCGGACCTGCTCGTCCGCCACTATCCGGAACCGACGCTGATATTCACTTACGACAACGCCACGGTCTACCGCATCGCCCGGGACTATCTGATCCCCGCCATCACCCACCAGACGCCGGTCAAGGAGCGCCACGCCATCCTCGCAGCCTTTCGCACCGGCGAGTACCGGGCGGTCGTCGCTTCCCAGGTGCTCAACGAAGGGGTGGACGTGCCGGAGGCGAGTGTGGCGATTTTGCTTTCGGGCACCGCCTCGGCGCGCGAGTACATCCAGCGGCTCGGGCGGATTTTGCGCAAAGGCCGCGACCCGAACAAACTCGCCATCCTTTACGAGGTCTACTCCGAGGACACGCTGGAGGAGCGCACCAGCGCCCGTCGCCACCGCCACACCCGTCCCCATGGCGGTTGA
- a CDS encoding Uma2 family endonuclease, with product MQSVDLSDEQYFQLCQTNRDLRFERSATGELIIMPPAGGSSSHRNIKLSQQLANWADTNELGIEFDSSGGFKLPNGADRSPDAAWVRLERWEALTPEEQDRFAPLCPDFVAELRSRTDSLKELRLKMQEYIDNGALLGWLIDPQTRKVEIYRPGLSVETLNNPERLSGDPVLPGFMLNLAPIWS from the coding sequence ATGCAATCCGTAGACCTGAGCGACGAGCAGTACTTCCAGCTTTGTCAGACAAACCGTGACCTGCGTTTCGAGCGCTCCGCCACAGGCGAACTGATCATCATGCCCCCGGCCGGTGGAAGCTCCTCACACCGCAACATCAAACTTTCCCAGCAGTTAGCCAACTGGGCGGACACGAACGAGTTGGGCATCGAATTTGATTCTTCTGGCGGCTTCAAGTTGCCCAACGGCGCCGATCGCTCCCCGGACGCGGCCTGGGTGCGCCTCGAACGCTGGGAGGCGCTCACTCCCGAGGAGCAGGACCGCTTTGCGCCACTGTGCCCGGACTTTGTCGCAGAGTTGCGCTCCAGGACCGACTCGCTCAAAGAACTGCGGCTCAAGATGCAGGAATACATCGACAACGGCGCTCTGCTGGGCTGGCTCATCGACCCCCAGACGCGCAAGGTTGAGATCTACCGGCCCGGCCTGTCCGTTGAAACGCTCAATAATCCCGAACGACTGTCCGGTGATCCGGTTCTACCGGGGTTTATGCTGAATCTGGCTCCAATCTGGAGCTGA
- a CDS encoding TldD/PmbA family protein, with amino-acid sequence MDPQRLLELARKNGAEAAEVYVSEGLGRSANFEANRLKQVETGDEEGVALRLWRNGRPGLAVARGPVDDELLVEKAIALAQFGQLEEPELASESLNIESPPYSPTPIEQLIAWGEQTIALVRERYAEVICGCTYSEEVGTVRLLNSLGLDMRYTSHHRSGYLGVEWVRGEDFLQVYDGETVLGDPSPEAVATPVLERLDWSEVNCPTRAGTVPVLFTAKAATVLLGAVSAALNGRQVLQEASPWSQKRGETVLSPLLTLSQDPQLAPYITPFDDEGTPAIALEFVRAGRLETFYADRRIARRLGLRLGGNGLRSDLGSYPQPGLFNLVVAAGNHSFAQLLSRMDDGIVVDQVLGEGAGLSGEFSVNIDLGFRVKGGEIVGRIKDTMVAGNAYDALGRLAALGSERLWEGNALTAALLVESLAVTGRAD; translated from the coding sequence ATGGACCCGCAGCGACTGCTCGAACTGGCCAGAAAAAACGGTGCCGAGGCTGCCGAGGTTTATGTCTCGGAGGGGCTCGGCCGCTCGGCCAACTTCGAGGCCAACCGCCTCAAGCAGGTGGAGACCGGCGACGAGGAAGGGGTGGCCCTGCGCCTCTGGCGCAACGGCAGACCGGGTCTGGCGGTGGCCCGCGGTCCGGTCGATGACGAACTGCTGGTGGAAAAAGCGATCGCCCTCGCCCAATTTGGTCAGCTGGAGGAGCCGGAACTGGCCAGCGAATCTCTGAACATCGAAAGCCCTCCCTACAGTCCGACCCCCATCGAGCAACTCATCGCCTGGGGAGAACAGACGATCGCCCTGGTGCGCGAGCGCTACGCGGAGGTGATCTGCGGCTGCACCTACAGCGAGGAGGTGGGCACCGTCCGCCTGCTGAACTCCCTTGGCCTCGATATGCGCTATACCAGCCACCACCGCAGCGGCTATTTGGGGGTGGAGTGGGTGCGCGGCGAGGATTTTTTGCAGGTGTACGACGGGGAGACTGTGCTCGGGGATCCCTCTCCGGAGGCGGTCGCCACCCCGGTGCTCGAACGGCTGGACTGGTCGGAGGTGAACTGTCCTACGCGAGCGGGGACTGTACCGGTACTGTTCACGGCTAAGGCCGCCACGGTGCTGTTGGGCGCGGTGAGCGCCGCTCTCAACGGCCGCCAGGTATTGCAGGAAGCTTCACCCTGGAGCCAGAAGCGGGGCGAGACGGTTCTCTCACCGCTACTCACCTTGAGCCAAGATCCCCAACTGGCCCCCTACATTACACCTTTTGACGACGAGGGCACCCCGGCTATTGCCCTCGAATTTGTACGCGCGGGTCGCCTTGAGACGTTTTATGCCGATCGGCGCATCGCCCGCCGCCTCGGGCTGCGCCTGGGGGGCAACGGCCTGCGATCCGACCTGGGCAGCTATCCTCAGCCGGGGTTGTTCAACCTGGTGGTGGCCGCCGGAAATCATTCGTTTGCCCAACTGCTCAGCCGGATGGACGACGGCATCGTGGTCGATCAGGTACTCGGAGAAGGTGCCGGTCTGTCGGGGGAATTTTCTGTCAACATCGACTTGGGTTTTCGGGTCAAAGGGGGCGAGATCGTCGGGCGCATCAAGGACACGATGGTGGCCGGCAATGCCTACGACGCCCTGGGCCGGCTCGCTGCCCTCGGCAGCGAACGGCTGTGGGAAGGTAACGCCCTCACTGCGGCACTGCTGGTCGAATCGCTCGCCGTCACCGGCCGGGCCGATTAG
- a CDS encoding type II toxin-antitoxin system VapC family toxin → MAIESLTRIKIELHMYLLDTDALSNLLDQNRSSAALRRRYDQEKAKGLSISTVTVAELLKPVLAAVNNERFSKVKSYSTLMRAIKALTSFRILGYTDREESIFMEIPSSIRQRCPNDCRIAATARVNDLIVVTQNTKDYSRIGIVEFEDWSV, encoded by the coding sequence ATGGCAATCGAGAGCCTGACCAGGATAAAGATTGAACTGCATATGTATTTGCTGGACACGGACGCACTGTCAAATTTACTCGATCAAAATCGTTCAAGCGCGGCTCTAAGAAGGAGGTACGACCAAGAAAAGGCAAAAGGGTTGAGCATCAGTACAGTGACAGTTGCGGAACTTTTGAAACCCGTGTTGGCCGCCGTAAACAACGAGCGATTTTCCAAAGTCAAGTCTTACAGCACTTTGATGAGGGCGATCAAAGCACTGACTTCATTTAGAATTTTAGGCTACACGGATAGAGAAGAATCCATTTTTATGGAGATACCTTCCTCGATCCGACAGAGATGTCCAAATGATTGCAGAATTGCTGCTACCGCGAGAGTCAATGATTTGATAGTAGTCACCCAAAACACCAAAGATTACAGTCGCATAGGGATCGTGGAGTTTGAAGACTGGAGTGTGTGA
- a CDS encoding glycosyltransferase has product MARFLIGTVPVIGHVGPAAPIARKLVEHGHEVWWYTGKVFQPTVEATGARFAPIANSLDYSDLGNVPEAWIVQRNALQGLDQLKFDLKHFFIDTALGQVQDLQVLLGEFPADVLLVDSFFLGAAWVHELGGPPWAEYGSTVLPTRSRDTAPFGLGLRPNASPLGQLCNRGLHWLFQSVLLRDVQAHTNAVRNRLGLRSVSQAFFDVTSPFLYLQGTVPAFEYPRGDLPAQVHFVGPLLPAPPAQFTPPSWWEELHKDRPVVHVTQGTVTTEPSDLIVPTLRALQKEDVLVVATTGGRPVEDIGLAPLPDNARVERFIPHYHLLPHIDVMVTNGGYNGVQMALAHGIPLVVAGRSEDKPEVAARVAWAGVGIDLRTKSPKPERIASAIKQLITNSTYKNRARRFQTEMERYDAPARAVALLEQLAQTGRPVLSDSQQSFTQLA; this is encoded by the coding sequence ATGGCTAGATTTTTGATCGGCACGGTGCCTGTTATTGGACACGTCGGTCCCGCCGCTCCCATCGCCCGCAAACTCGTCGAGCACGGCCATGAGGTGTGGTGGTACACCGGAAAGGTCTTTCAACCGACCGTCGAAGCGACCGGTGCCCGCTTTGCTCCAATCGCAAACAGTCTGGACTATTCGGATCTAGGCAACGTCCCCGAAGCCTGGATCGTTCAACGCAATGCCCTACAGGGCTTAGACCAACTGAAATTCGACTTGAAGCACTTTTTTATCGACACTGCCCTCGGACAGGTGCAGGACTTGCAGGTTTTGCTTGGCGAATTTCCGGCCGATGTACTCCTGGTCGACAGCTTCTTTTTGGGGGCAGCCTGGGTTCATGAGTTGGGTGGTCCGCCCTGGGCCGAATATGGAAGCACCGTGCTTCCCACCCGTAGCCGCGATACGGCCCCCTTCGGGCTCGGCTTGCGGCCGAACGCTTCGCCCCTGGGCCAACTGTGCAACCGGGGGTTGCACTGGTTATTTCAGTCGGTGCTGTTGCGGGACGTGCAGGCGCATACGAATGCCGTGCGGAATCGCCTCGGTCTGCGCTCGGTTTCCCAGGCATTCTTCGATGTCACTTCCCCATTTTTGTATTTGCAAGGAACCGTCCCTGCATTTGAGTATCCCCGAGGCGACCTGCCCGCCCAGGTGCATTTCGTCGGACCGCTGCTGCCTGCTCCGCCCGCCCAATTCACTCCGCCCTCCTGGTGGGAGGAGTTGCACAAAGATCGACCGGTCGTGCACGTCACCCAAGGCACCGTCACCACCGAACCCTCGGATCTGATTGTGCCAACGCTGCGCGCCTTGCAGAAAGAAGACGTGCTGGTCGTAGCCACGACGGGGGGCAGACCTGTCGAAGACATTGGTCTTGCACCCTTGCCCGACAATGCCCGGGTGGAACGATTTATTCCCCACTACCACCTGTTGCCCCATATCGATGTCATGGTGACCAATGGCGGATACAACGGCGTGCAGATGGCCCTTGCCCACGGCATTCCCCTGGTGGTGGCAGGCAGGAGCGAGGACAAACCGGAGGTGGCTGCGCGGGTGGCCTGGGCCGGGGTAGGGATCGATTTGAGGACCAAATCACCAAAACCCGAACGGATCGCAAGCGCCATAAAACAGCTGATCACAAACTCCACTTACAAAAACAGGGCCAGGCGCTTTCAGACCGAAATGGAACGTTACGATGCTCCTGCACGGGCGGTTGCGTTGCTGGAACAGCTGGCCCAGACTGGCCGGCCAGTTTTGTCGGATTCCCAACAAAGCTTCACTCAGCTGGCCTGA
- a CDS encoding N-acetylmuramoyl-L-alanine amidase encodes MAVPTNLSTLFKDLALLYARTDIQYSQLKAVTLAQWILESGWGESDLAKNHYNFGGLKWRKEMTGFATRILYQANDGADYYCQFASLERFIRGYWRFIDRSPYTGWEERTDSGEAFIRFIGPVYSPSPGYVDRVLALVDEAQMLLDTVTEPVMAPLESPSLRGTVVLDPGHGGTRKVGGSSPNNAISASGIKEKTMTLEMALLVRDALQQTAAQNGYDIRVILTRTADVNVGIAERANTASMERANLFLAIHFNGFNKQTSGVETYIRARANGNVNFEQDEAFAWRIQGAVLGALRTYAPATRDRGVKEDSASGGGVLGVLEDRALGNVPRDHPCRACLVEIEFIDVPRVDRLLNTGPDARQVRRTLAGAIAAAMVEDLLADR; translated from the coding sequence TTGGCTGTTCCCACCAACTTGAGTACCTTGTTCAAGGATCTTGCTTTACTCTATGCCCGCACCGATATTCAGTATTCTCAACTCAAAGCAGTGACGCTCGCGCAGTGGATTTTGGAATCGGGTTGGGGGGAATCGGATCTGGCCAAAAACCATTACAATTTTGGTGGACTCAAGTGGCGCAAGGAGATGACCGGCTTCGCCACCAGGATTCTTTACCAAGCGAACGATGGAGCAGATTATTATTGTCAGTTCGCCAGCCTGGAGCGCTTTATTCGGGGATACTGGCGATTTATCGATCGTTCTCCTTACACAGGTTGGGAGGAGCGCACCGACAGCGGCGAAGCATTTATTCGCTTTATCGGTCCGGTGTATTCCCCGTCCCCAGGCTACGTAGACCGGGTGCTGGCGCTGGTGGACGAAGCACAGATGCTCCTTGATACCGTTACCGAGCCGGTGATGGCGCCGCTGGAAAGTCCGTCGCTGCGGGGAACGGTAGTTCTCGATCCCGGACACGGCGGCACCCGTAAAGTCGGAGGGAGTTCCCCCAACAATGCCATCAGCGCAAGCGGCATCAAAGAAAAGACTATGACCCTGGAAATGGCGCTGCTCGTCCGCGATGCGCTGCAACAAACCGCCGCCCAGAACGGCTATGACATTCGTGTCATTCTAACCCGTACCGCCGATGTCAATGTCGGCATTGCCGAGCGGGCCAATACTGCAAGCATGGAGAGGGCGAATCTGTTCTTGGCGATTCATTTTAACGGATTCAACAAACAGACCAGCGGGGTAGAAACCTACATCCGTGCCCGCGCCAACGGCAACGTCAACTTCGAGCAAGACGAAGCGTTCGCCTGGCGCATCCAGGGGGCCGTGCTCGGGGCTTTGAGAACCTATGCCCCCGCCACGCGCGATCGTGGCGTCAAAGAAGATAGCGCCTCCGGGGGTGGGGTGCTGGGGGTGCTCGAAGATCGCGCTTTGGGAAACGTGCCCCGGGACCATCCCTGCCGGGCCTGCCTGGTGGAAATCGAGTTTATCGACGTGCCCAGGGTAGATCGGTTGCTCAATACCGGTCCGGATGCCCGCCAGGTGCGCAGGACTCTCGCCGGAGCAATTGCTGCTGCGATGGTCGAAGATTTGCTGGCGGACCGCTAG